The Panicum virgatum strain AP13 chromosome 6K, P.virgatum_v5, whole genome shotgun sequence nucleotide sequence CCCCTACatggatgatcttcttcttcctcataacattgatatgatgcactcggAAAAGAATATTGCTGAGGCACTATGGGGTACAATCATGGACATTCTTGATAAAACAAAGGACAATGTTAAGGCCCGAGTGGATCAAGCTAGTTTATGCGATAGACCAAAACTGAATATTCCGCCACCCAAAGATggtaagaaatggaaaaagccTCCAGCTGAATTCGTCCTGAAGAAGCACCAAAGGAAAGAAGTATTAGAATGGTTCCAAACTTTAATGTTTCCtgatgggtatgcagcgaatctAAGGAGAGGGATGAATTTATCTACTATGTGAATCAATGGgctgaagagtcatgactaccacatatggattgagcggcttcttccagtgatggttcgaggctatctcCCTGACCATGTCTGGCAAGTGCTGGCGGAGTTAAGCAATTTCTTCCGCCAGTTATGTGCTAAGGAGTTGTCTCGGACTGTGGTTGAACAAATGGAAAAATTGGCCCCTGTGTTGCTTTGTaagttggagaaaatctttccacccggcttcttcaatccgatgcagcatatgattttgcactTCCCGTATGAGGCACGGATGGGGGGGCCTGTTCAGGGCCATTGGTGCTACTCAATTGAGAGACAACAAAAGATCCTTCGAAccaaatgtaaaaataaatgcaaaatagaagcttccattgcagaaGCATACATTCTGGATGAGGTCTCCAACTATACAACAAAATACTATGGTGAAACCCTTCCaagcgtgcataatccacccaCTCGTTACAATGAAGGCGAAAATGAAACGGACCTCAGCCTCTTCAAAGGGCAgcttggaagtgcaagtggtgCGACTCCTAAGGCCTTGGTCAATGAAGAGTTGTGCACTATCATGATGTATGTGTTGACGAACCTAGTGGAAGTCGAGCCGTACATACAGTAAGTCCTCAACAAACTATTTCCTCGAGTATTAACTATTATGTATCCAACCCCCTTTACCTCTCGTTTATATAGGgaatttactcaacaattctggCATCGCCGAAGAGTTCCAACCCCGCAGGAACTTGACGCCCTTCTTAAGTCGGGTGCGGGACAAAGAGCCCccgatttcatttcttggttcaaacaCAAGGTATAACAAACCATCATGCTTGTTAGGCATTTGAAGTTCCTTTTCCATGCGAATAGTATGACAAACCATCATGCTTCTACCTGCAGGCCCAAAATGATGCGTCTATGTGTCCCGAGTTGAGACAGGTTGCCAATGGTTGTGCCTATAGGGTCTTATCATACTCCGGATATGATGTAAATGGATATCACTTTCACACAAAAAGCCACGAGCAGAGTCAGCCCAATCGAAGAACAACAAATTCCGGAGTTTGTACGACAGCCCTTGATGGGGTCGAGTATTATGGCATAATTGAAGAAATCTATGAACTCACATTTCATGGTTGCAAACCTCTTAAGCCTGTCATATttaaatgccattggtttgatcctaacGAAGTGCGACGGACCCCTCATCTCGGCCTAGTCGAAATTCATCAGTCATCAGTGTATCCAGAAGACGATGTctatattgtggctcaacaagccacgcaagtttattatctctcatatccgtGCAAAACCAAAGATCGTCTTATGGGTTGGGACGTTGTGTACAAGGTATCACCACACGGTAAACTACCTATTCCAAATAATGAGGATTACAatatagacccaaacacatatgacggggagttctttcaagaagatgggcttgaagggcattttgagatagacttaaccgGAGTGATCGAAATGGAAGTACACGATGATGAAATAGTTGATAACGAGGACGCTGGTGAGGAGGTTCGTAATGCGAAGGACCTAGAATTACTTGAGCGATTACAATTAGGCGATGATAATGAGGATGAAATTCCACCTTTAGAGCACAGGCTTGAACTTCTCGACTtgcgtgatagtgatgatgagacatatgatccagctaatctcgatgaagatgattatttctaatacatgtatgatccgtactaattgatttattttctttaattaTGTTACTTTTTAATTATGtcgcatttttttctttctctttataagatggttttgtatatatgtgctgattggtttactatttttaattgcaGGTGATTGAAGAAAGATGCCGGGCGGCGGACTTCAACGATCGGTTGCCTCACTGTACAGAAGAATGATGCCACACTCGGATGCTGGTGAGGGCTCCGATAGGGGTTCTGAGTTGGGGCGAGGCAAGGGTCGAGGGAAGGGTGGACCCAAGAGGGGGGAGGGAAGGGTGGAGGCAGGAGGCGTCGAGAGCCTTCGCCTGTACCGCcgtctgaggaggaggaggaggaggagcctgcccaggagcgggaggaggagtggCAGGCGGACGCGCAGGAGGAGGGGGAGTCGTCTGAGGAGGAGGACACGGCCGAGGATACCTCTACGCCGGCTGTCTGGTTGCGAGGTCCCTCGCGACTCCCAGATAAGCCGATACCTGTTGCCTTGCGCCCGCTGATTCAACCGTGCGGGGATATGTAAGTAATTTGACATGTTATTACTACCTTTTTATTTTCTAACTCGAAAATCATGGtacaaactaatattttctctTAATCACTTTTGCAGGAGTTGGACTGTCCTCAGTGGCGGTGCTCACAAACGCAAGGTCAACGGCATCCTGGGTCTTTTGTGCAGGGAGCACTTCCCAGGCCTGGTCCACTATCAAGGATGGTACGAGCCGGCCTggacgtgggaccactacatcgccGCCAACAACGATCGGTTGGATCGGAGCGGCAGAGCCTTTGAGAACAAGGCGGAGCGGGTAAAGGGCAAGCTCTGGGTAAGTTTTTCCCGGCAAAAAATGGTGAATACATCACATTTATTGAACATTTGGTTAATGATGACATGATCCATCGTCTTTATATGCAGGATTTTTAGAGGTGTGATGAGGGATACGAGGAGCGGGCGGCGATTGTGGCTCACAATCGATGCGTTAAACTCGTGAAGGACATGCATTATGAGGCGCAAGTCCAGTGCATCATCAACTATTGTGCACATTTCCTAAAGCAGAAGATCGGGAAGTCTGAGGCGAGAGATTTGAAGCTGACTCGAGAGCAATATTTACAGGTAAGTTCAAATTTATTATAAGATGAAAAACATTGTTAAATGTCTCTTTTCTTACATGTCATGCATTTGATCACGTGTAGGTTCCTGCGTGGTGGTGTCGTAATGACACCGTGTGCTGGGAGCGCATAGTGGACAAGTGGTTCGACCCTGAGTGGCAGGCTTTGCACGACgctggccggcagcggcgattGCTGACGCCAGGTCCAGCGCACCATCAAGGCAGCCTCAACAACGACGAGTACAGGGCTAGATGGGTACACACTACACAGACTCATTTCTCTAATCTAACGTTCAATTCAGCATAATTTGTAATCAACTTCTTCCTTTTTCGCAGTCGTCCTCACATGAAGGCCAGGAGTGCCCCCCGTTCCTAGGATGGGCTCTGGCCCGCAAGGGCAAGGTGACATCCAACGTCACCTACAACCCTGACGACCCGCCCTCGGCGTACAGCAACCCGTCCGTCCACAGTCATATCCAGGCGTACACAGAGATGGGAAGACAGGTCCATGGGGCAGACTGGGATCCGAGGACCCAGCCCCTTGATGGAGAAGTCAttatgagggtgggaggaggcaagaaacaTGGGCGCTACTACATTGGCGACGACCTTTTAGACACGGCCGGCACTCCCACCCTCTCCCAGATTTGAGCGAGGAGCACGGCCAATAGCCCGGCCATACGGCCACGGCTGTCCGCGTCGCAGCTCCAAGTGTAGGAACTtcaggttatttcttatttattcataGTTCATTCGTTTTGTAcgtatatttgctttgcattgtaACATTATCAAGAACTATTGTAGCACCAAATGCAAGCGCAACAGGCGGCGTACGAGGCGGCACTAGCAGAAGAGAGGAGGATACGGCAAGAGAATGAGCAGAAGCAGACGGCCAAGATGGCccagatgtacaactacattcGAGGTCTTTCTGTCCAAATGGGTAATCCCATCCCAGCCATGCAATTCCCTATGGCTCCTCCTCCTACTACTCCTCCAGTGAGTATTTTGAAAACCCTTTAGTTTTTTTtgaagtattagatacttagagaACTTTAGACTTAGAGATTGTGACTTACATTACTCACTTAACGATTTAGGGGACCTACATCTGATCCTTTAGTGCTCTATTATAACTTGAGAACTTGGTTTTTGTCTCACCTGCAATTTACTGTCTTactttttttgcagaatctatCGGCGGCATCGAATACGCCAAAATTGTCGCCGGGCATCTCACCGACGCTCCCACAGCAGTTGTTCCCGCCTCAGTTCGGCGGCGCCCCACCGTTCGACGACCCACCACAGCCATAAACTTGTTTATTTCAATATTTATGGACTTGTGAACTTCTAGATATGTATTTGTGAACTTCTGGACTTTGCATTGGACTTCTGGATGTGTTTGAAGTTATTTCCGGCTAGTTGTGATATATATGTGATATGTAATGCCTGTGATATATATATGTTGTAATATAGGGTCTTTTATAcgtgaaaaacaaaaaagaataggatctgtttggtcactttgccgtgtgccagggactaggcacacggcaaagtgaccatgtGACTACCCTGGAAAcctagttcgccgtgtgcctagaaCGTGCACACGGCGAACTGACCATAATTCGCCGTGCGTCATAagctaggcacacggcgaaacttactgatttgccgtgtgccagaaccaaggacacacggcgaagtctgAAAGTTCACCGTGTGTCCACGGTGCAGACACACGGCGAACAGACGCCGACGCCGTCAGCTAGCCCGGACGGCGTCTTCTCGCTTTTTTTCGCCGTGCGACTATATATACACACGGCGAAAAGGTTCGCCGTGTGTGCGACttttgacacacggcaaacaagggCTTCGCCGTCCCTGTAGCTGCCGTCGGCGCTTTGCCGTCGGCCACCGTCAGCGaagtcttcgccgtgtgcttacggttcttcgccgtgtgcctcgggcacacggcgaactcgtGGTCTCCGGTAGTGACTCTTTAGACAGACCCCACTGCTACCATCCTCTCGCTACCGTCGTTTCCTTGTCCTTGTCCCCTTTGCTACCATTTTTTCCTTGTTGACTTGTAGCTGGCGTCAATGGCAGTTAAGGAtggaagagcagcagtacgagGAGATTGGAGTACTTGTCTACATGTCAACCTCACGAAAGACAAGTTCCTAATGGGTGATTTGTATGCGTCACTTACGTCGCTATAACGTCGCTCTTTCCCGGACGGAGAAGTCGTTGTTTGCAACTTGCAAACGTTTGATATTTCCAGCACACTGCACACGCCACCTACCAACGGTTGATGATGTTTATAGGTAATGATTCATTGTACTTTTGTAACAGCAACCATGTCTTCATTGGGAGCTTCCTTCTCATTCCTGTGGTACATAGTGCCACTACTTTAACTATATATTGTACTGATGATTTCATTCATTTATTACAAATGGTGATCAGAGTAACGGGCAATGTATACAAATCATTTTGGAGTAAGACAACACCTCTTGTGTTAACCGGGCCTTAGGGGTGTTACCGTGTTACCAACACAGCTGGAGAAAAGGCTATTAGTACCGGTCGCGAACCCCTATTTAGCACTGGCATCCGACCGGTACCGATTCTCCGGTACAAAATAAAAGACTGGGTACAAAATGATTAGATAGACGTCACAGGCTCTATCTAATCATACTTTTGGATAAATTTTTGATGCACAAATTAAGTTGTAATTAAAGTTGGTAACACAATAACACCCTAAGGGGGCTGGTAACACCGGATATGCTCTCTTTGGAGTAATTAATGCACTTGATCTTTTTCAACTTAGTTTCATCACCTTGAATTTGTCAATGAAGCAAGCTGCAACTACACAACCATTTGATGGACTAATAGCTAGCTGGTCAATGTTCAAAGTGGTTGGCTTTGCCATGGGCTACTTGTAGTACGCAGTATATAGAAACTCAGCCTTGTGCTTCCACACTAGCTACAACCCACAACGGCACTGGCATGGCATCGCTATATATAACGTAGCATTGGCAGAAGGAGACGGCAACATTTAGACAAAAAGGAACGATCGAGAGTCAACTTTTAACAGTTGCTGATTTGCATGTTTTCGTCCGTGTCCACGTGGGCCTGAAGGTGATTGGTGCTGATACTCTGATCTTTGGTGTTTAAACACGGCTTCAGGCCGGGTCATTTGCATGCTTCACAGAGGATGCGAGCGAGCAAGATgaccagcagatgcagcagaacAAGCAGCGGCAGCCATGGGCGACtcctctggctgctgctcgcgTGCTCATGCGTGGCAGCTGCTCGAGCTCAGCAGACAGCACGAACCGATCCAACTGAAGGTACGTCGTCCAGGTGTGAGCTGTCAGTATAAGGTACAATTGGCACCAGAACATAGCATGCACAAGTTTTCATATCTTCtagcaggggcgaagccagaaaATGAAATCACCGGGGTCGGCTCCATCAATCACTGGGTTCTAATGCATACATGAACAATGTTAAACAGTATTTTTTCACTGAATTTGACAAATTCTATCGGGTCCGGCGACCCGACACCTTAAGGCACCTTCGCCCCTGTCTTCAGGGCCCATTCCGATCATTGAAATCTCATATGGAAACCAAAATTCTTGTGAAGTTCTTTCGTGAGTACTGTacgccagtttttttttttttttttgagatgagAACAATAAAGCATGCTCTACCAGGCACCCGACACAGTAGACCTTAAATTAGTCCGGTAGATACTTTGATGACAGGATTTATAGATACACCATTCCATCATTTTCCGTGTAGGAGTTCGATCGATGTGGTAGATTACTTCTTCTTTCGGAAAAAAattatgtttttctttgagAATTTTCGGTTAGTTCCTGGGTGCATAATTCCGTGTGTGCGCAAccgtgcagcggcggcgctgaaCACGATCCTGGGGCGATGGGGCCTGCGCGCGTCGCCGGCGTGGAACATCAGCGGCGAGCCCTGCAGCGGCGTCGCCGTCGACACCACCGACGTCGACAACAACCCCAACATCAACCCGGCCATCAAGTGCGACTGCTCATACAACAATGCCACTGTCTGCCACATCACCAAACTGTAAGCTTCCACTCTACTCACGGCTCACCACCTGCTCGACGGAACGCCTGAGAGGGGCTTGCGTCTCAGCTCGTTGCCCGAAATCAAGTCATGCTCATCTGATTCTGGTAGCTGACAAGATTTCCTGTTTGGTTTATACAAGCACGCACAAATTCATACCTTTTTCTCCTTTTATCTCTGAGGTGTTTTGGCATGTTTGCTTGTGCAGAAAAGTCTACGCCTTGAACGTTGTCGGTCAGATACCAGCCGAGCTGCAGAACCTCACCTATCTCAATAACCTGTATGGCTTCTGACTTGTATCTGTTCTGTTTCGAAGCTGTTTTTCTCTTCTGAGTAAATCACTGTCAAGTGTTTCAAATCACTGAGTAAATAGTAGTCATCAGGTATTCTTTATTTGGCTGATGGGTTTGGTGGCTTTGCTCATGTTTCAGGAACCTGATGCAGAATTATTTGACAGGTCCGGTGCCATCGTTCATTGGAAAATTTCCCATGCAGTACCTGTAAGAGTTAAATTTCAAATTCTGAGTGTGCCTCATTTACTAGAAAGTGCTTTGTCTTGAccatcttttttttcaaaatattacAAGATCTCTGGCTATCAATCCGCTGTCTGGAACACTTCCAAAGGAGCTTGGGAATCTTACTAATCTTATCTCTTTGTAAGAGTTCTCTTCTTGTTGCTTACTTTAGCTATTAAGTTCTTCATAAAACTTAACTAATCTTGCACAGCTACTCGATATTGGACTATAACTTAGTAATAGGCGAAAAGAAGCACATCtttaaataataaatatcaaGCACGTCAGTGTTATTTTCCCTTTTTGGTATTATTTTCTAAGTAAGTTTCAAGTCGTTAATCTTGTAGACCAGATGGCTCATCAAACAAAAAAACATGTTTCTTTTCTCTAAATAGCATTACATAAATATGTGTTGCGGCCTGAACTATTTACTTTTTCTTTCAGGGGCATTAGCTTGAACAATTTTACTGGTGAACTTCCTTCTGAACTGGGCAACTTGGCCAGACTAGAGCAAATGTAAAACTAATCTCTTGAACTTCGAAACTTCAGTTCTGAAAGAACTAAAATTGAGCCAATTACCTTTGCAGATATTTCGATAGCTCTGGCTTCAGTGGTCCATTCCCTTCGACATTCTCAAAGCTTAAGAACTTGAAGATCCTGTATGCTCAATACTGCAGCAACAATTCTTATAAATCAGATGTAAAATCACACACTTATTGTAATATATTTTCTTATGCTTCCAGGTGGGCATCGGACAACGATTTCACTGGAAAAATACCTGATTTTATTGGGAGCTTGACTAAGTTAGAAGTTTTGTAAGAATACTATTAATTACTTCACATGATCATTTAGTAAAAATTTTTGTGGATCATGAATTATTCGAAATTTTCAATGGAACTTTGTTGCATATGTTCTTTTTTATGCATAAATTTTTCAGTACTTGGCTTATTAGGAGCAAAAATTTCTGAACTTGTAGGAGTTCCAATGAAAAATATTAGTACAACTTCTTTACGCATGATCATTATgaatcatgatttttttttgcatatgttAAAATGACAAATGAATGTCTCAGCACCCAGCTTAATAGGAACAAAAATTTATGAACTTGTAGGAGGTTCCAAGGAAATTCTTTTGAAGGCCCAATCCCAGAAAGTTTGTCCAATCTAACCAAATTGACAGACTTGTAAGTACTTCATTCATTGTAATGTGGCCCCTGCTCCATTGATAGTTAACATGATTAAGCTTATCATGTAAACTGTTTGTTAAATTTGTGCATGTACAGACGGATCGGAGATATTGTAAATGGGAGCTCTTCATTGTCATTTATCAGTAACTTGACGTCTTTGAATGTCCTGTATGCTACATACTTTTCACTGCAAAAAATGTACAGTTTCATATCTTGGCAGTGTAGTAAGGTACTGACATTGGATGCCTTTCTACAGAATATTGAGGAACTGCAGGATATCTGATAATCTTGCAACAGTGAACTTTTCTAATCTTGGAGGATTAACCTTACTGTAAGTATTGCATTATTCTCTATAGTACCAATATCTGTttctgttgcttttctttcacaAACTTCCATTAGGAGCATATTTTCAAATTCGAATTATATTTCTGTCTAATGGTGCAGGGACTTGAGCTTTAACAATATCACAGGCCAAATTCCACAATCCATACTGAATTTGGAAAATCTTGGATTCTTGTAAGGGGTTCCTTTTGGACATCATCTTCATAATATAACTGAcctcaggtcctgagttcgactccccgtgggagcgaatttcaggctgagggttaaaaaaaatcccctcgctggccccgtgtgccaaagcactggttgtgAGACGGCCCAGGCcggcctgaggacccttacatggcccaggcgcagttcccaggggttacgtctcccagtgtcagggcggggccagggttcggggattttctcggtcggggaagtCGAGGCTTCTTCTTAAGCTAATAtcggtggggcggtctttccccacccggccgagtttttttttaatataactgACCTCTTAAGCTGACAGTTGTATGTTTTGTCTGTCATGAACTTTACCAAATTTAGGTTTCTTGGGAACAACAGCCTTTCAGGAAGCCTGCCTAATGTTAAAAGCCGTTCATTAAACAATTTGTATGTCAGGAAATTTCATAATGTAGTTTAATACATTGTTTCTTTTTCCATTACTAAAACAGTGTATTCATCTCACCTGTATTAatttgtatttatttatttattttgcagAGATTTTTCATACAACCAGCTCTCTGGTAGCTTTCCTTCTTGGGCTACCCAGAATAATTTTCAATTGTAAGTTTCAAGTTCAAAATTTTCTATGCAAAAAGTATAAATTACTCGAGGTTGCATCTCTCTCTTGTTTAACAAGTTGATTTTCTTTTAACAAAAAAGGAATTTGGTGGCAAACAACTTCGTTCttggcagcagcaacaacaggtaCGTTTGAAATCTAGTTAACCATCAAAGAGACTAATTTTAATCAAGAGCTCTAACTTCTAATTTTCAATTCAATTATAAAGCATTCCACATTCAGGCCTAAACTGTCTCCAGCAAGATATTCCTTGTTTACGTGGTTCTCCAGAATGTATGCTTCTCACTCTTTACCGTCTTCAGCAGTTGACATGATCTCATCAATTTCAATATGGTTAAATATTTAATACATATCCTTTTTTAACTGCAGATTCTTCCTTTGCGGTAGACTGTGGCAGTAACAGATCTATGACAGGCTCAGATAACACTTTTTATGAAATCGATCCAACAAATACTGGAGCTGCATCATATTATGTTACTGATCAAACAAGATGGGGTGTAAGCAGTGTAGGAAAATTCAATGAAGCCCCAAATGGAAGTTACATAATATATAGCTCCCAGCAGTTTCAGAATGCACTGGATTCAGAACTGTTCCAGACAGCAAGGATGTCACCATCATCGCTGAGGTATTATGGCATTGGACTTGAGAATGGAAATTACACTGTTGAGCTTCAGTTTGCAGAGTTTGCTTATCCCGAGTCACCGACCTGGCAAAGCATTGGAAGAAGAGTTTTCGACATATATGTCCAGGTACATATTTGGTGCATCATAGAGTAGGAGTTTTGTTGTTTCCTAGAAAAAAAGGTTATGAGTAGGAGTTTTGTTGTTTCCTAGAAAAAAAGGTTATGAGTAGGAGTTTTGTTGTTTCCTAGAAAAAAAGGTTATGTACTCTTACTTGACATTTGTACAGGGTGATCTGAAAGAAAAGAACTTTGACATAAGGAAGACAGCTGGTGGAAAATCTTATGTTGCAGTGTATAAGAAATACAATGCAACCGTGTCTACAAACTTCCTTGAGATCCATCTCTTCTGGGCTGGCAAAGGCACTTGTTGCATTCCAACCCAAGGGTACTATGGACCGATGATCTCGGCGTTAAGTGTGACACCAAGTACTGTCTGCCCCAATCTATCAATTGATTAGCTTGAAATATGGATTCTGTTGGATGCTAATAACTCCAAACCTTTTTTCAGATTTTACTCCTACTGTGAGAAATGGTGTTCCCAAAAGGAAAAGTAAAGCAGGTGCAATTGCTGGAATAGTGATTGGCGCTTCAGTTTTAGGACTAGCAGCCCTAGTTGGAGTCTTTCTGTTGGTACAGAAGAGAAGAAGAGTAGCACAGCAGCAAGAAGGTATCATATATATTTGTGCAGTaatttaaaaagaaaatcttaCATTTGACTGATTCCGATTCTTTCTGATGTGAAATGGAAAACAAAACAGAGCTTTACAACATGGTTGGAAGACCAAACATCTTTAGTAACGCAGAACTGAAGCTAGCTACAGACAATTTCAGTTCACAAAATATTCTTGGAGAAGGCGGATATGGTCCAGTTTATAAGGTTGGGTACTCCCCCACAATTTAATTTTATGAAACAGTAGAGTAAATACTTCTTTTATAAACGTTGGTAACAAATGCAATTTTCTAGAAAACTGTTTGGTCAAAAATTTATGTGACATTAAGTTCTTTCTGCAGGGTAATCTACCTGATGGGAGGATAATAGCTGTGAAACAACTTTCTCAAACGTCTCATCAAGGGAAAAGTCAGTTCGTGACAGAAATTGCCACAATTTCTGCTGTGCAACACCGCAATCTTGTGAAGCTATACGGTTGCTGCATTGACAGTAACACCCCCTTGCTGGTCTATGAGTACCACGAGAATGGAAGTCTTGACCGAGCACTCTTCGGTGCGCACACTTCTGATCACCACCACCTGTCTGTCAAACACATTTCTCAAGGTTTTGTTTCTGAATGTACAGGGGACAGTGGCTTGAGCCTCGACTGGCCAACACGCTTCGAGATCATTTTAGGAATTGCAAGAGGCCTAACCTATCTTCATGAGGAGTCCAGTGTGCGCATCGTGCATAGGGACATCAAAGCTAGCAATGT carries:
- the LOC120711741 gene encoding probable LRR receptor-like serine/threonine-protein kinase At1g56130 isoform X2, with translation MRASKMTSRCSRTSSGSHGRLLWLLLACSCVAAARAQQTARTDPTEAAALNTILGRWGLRASPAWNISGEPCSGVAVDTTDVDNNPNINPAIKCDCSYNNATVCHITKLKVYALNVVGQIPAELQNLTYLNNLNLMQNYLTGPVPSFIGKFPMQYLSLAINPLSGTLPKELGNLTNLISLGISLNNFTGELPSELGNLARLEQIYFDSSGFSGPFPSTFSKLKNLKILWASDNDFTGKIPDFIGSLTKLEVLRFQGNSFEGPIPESLSNLTKLTDLRIGDIVNGSSSLSFISNLTSLNVLILRNCRISDNLATVNFSNLGGLTLLFLGNNSLSGSLPNVKSRSLNNLDFSYNQLSGSFPSWATQNNFQLNLVANNFVLGSSNNSIPHSGLNCLQQDIPCLRGSPEYSSFAVDCGSNRSMTGSDNTFYEIDPTNTGAASYYVTDQTRWGVSSVGKFNEAPNGSYIIYSSQQFQNALDSELFQTARMSPSSLRYYGIGLENGNYTVELQFAEFAYPESPTWQSIGRRVFDIYVQGDLKEKNFDIRKTAGGKSYVAVYKKYNATVSTNFLEIHLFWAGKGTCCIPTQGYYGPMISALSVTPNFTPTVRNGVPKRKSKAGAIAGIVIGASVLGLAALVGVFLLVQKRRRVAQQQEELYNMVGRPNIFSNAELKLATDNFSSQNILGEGGYGPVYKGNLPDGRIIAVKQLSQTSHQGKSQFVTEIATISAVQHRNLVKLYGCCIDSNTPLLVYEYHENGSLDRALFGDSGLSLDWPTRFEIILGIARGLTYLHEESSVRIVHRDIKASNVLLDTNLTPKISDFGLAKLFDEKKTHVSTKIAGTFGYLAPEYAMRGHLTEKADVFAFGVVAMEAVAGRSNTDNSLEEDKIYLFEWAWEVFERDQTLSILDPRIEEFDSEEVSRVIHVALLCTQGSPHQRPPMSRVVKMLTGEVEMTEVVTKPSYITEWQRRGGNTSYVTSDYSGDTTGEFSMQREMIAPLTPSPAITGVIDEGR
- the LOC120711741 gene encoding probable LRR receptor-like serine/threonine-protein kinase At1g56130 isoform X1: MRASKMTSRCSRTSSGSHGRLLWLLLACSCVAAARAQQTARTDPTEAAALNTILGRWGLRASPAWNISGEPCSGVAVDTTDVDNNPNINPAIKCDCSYNNATVCHITKLKVYALNVVGQIPAELQNLTYLNNLNLMQNYLTGPVPSFIGKFPMQYLSLAINPLSGTLPKELGNLTNLISLGISLNNFTGELPSELGNLARLEQIYFDSSGFSGPFPSTFSKLKNLKILWASDNDFTGKIPDFIGSLTKLEVLRFQGNSFEGPIPESLSNLTKLTDLRIGDIVNGSSSLSFISNLTSLNVLILRNCRISDNLATVNFSNLGGLTLLDLSFNNITGQIPQSILNLENLGFLFLGNNSLSGSLPNVKSRSLNNLDFSYNQLSGSFPSWATQNNFQLNLVANNFVLGSSNNSIPHSGLNCLQQDIPCLRGSPEYSSFAVDCGSNRSMTGSDNTFYEIDPTNTGAASYYVTDQTRWGVSSVGKFNEAPNGSYIIYSSQQFQNALDSELFQTARMSPSSLRYYGIGLENGNYTVELQFAEFAYPESPTWQSIGRRVFDIYVQGDLKEKNFDIRKTAGGKSYVAVYKKYNATVSTNFLEIHLFWAGKGTCCIPTQGYYGPMISALSVTPNFTPTVRNGVPKRKSKAGAIAGIVIGASVLGLAALVGVFLLVQKRRRVAQQQEELYNMVGRPNIFSNAELKLATDNFSSQNILGEGGYGPVYKGNLPDGRIIAVKQLSQTSHQGKSQFVTEIATISAVQHRNLVKLYGCCIDSNTPLLVYEYHENGSLDRALFGDSGLSLDWPTRFEIILGIARGLTYLHEESSVRIVHRDIKASNVLLDTNLTPKISDFGLAKLFDEKKTHVSTKIAGTFGYLAPEYAMRGHLTEKADVFAFGVVAMEAVAGRSNTDNSLEEDKIYLFEWAWEVFERDQTLSILDPRIEEFDSEEVSRVIHVALLCTQGSPHQRPPMSRVVKMLTGEVEMTEVVTKPSYITEWQRRGGNTSYVTSDYSGDTTGEFSMQREMIAPLTPSPAITGVIDEGR
- the LOC120711741 gene encoding probable LRR receptor-like serine/threonine-protein kinase At1g56130 isoform X3, encoding MRASKMTSRCSRTSSGSHGRLLWLLLACSCVAAARAQQTARTDPTEAAALNTILGRWGLRASPAWNISGEPCSGVAVDTTDVDNNPNINPAIKCDCSYNNATVCHITKLKVYALNVVGQIPAELQNLTYLNNLNLMQNYLTGPVPSFIGKFPMQYLSLAINPLSGTLPKELGNLTNLISLGISLNNFTGELPSELGNLARLEQIYFDSSGFSGPFPSTFSKLKNLKILWASDNDFTGKIPDFIGSLTKLEVLRFQGNSFEGPIPESLSNLTKLTDLRIGDIVNGSSSLSFISNLTSLNVLILRNCRISDNLATVNFSNLGGLTLLDFSYNQLSGSFPSWATQNNFQLNLVANNFVLGSSNNSIPHSGLNCLQQDIPCLRGSPEYSSFAVDCGSNRSMTGSDNTFYEIDPTNTGAASYYVTDQTRWGVSSVGKFNEAPNGSYIIYSSQQFQNALDSELFQTARMSPSSLRYYGIGLENGNYTVELQFAEFAYPESPTWQSIGRRVFDIYVQGDLKEKNFDIRKTAGGKSYVAVYKKYNATVSTNFLEIHLFWAGKGTCCIPTQGYYGPMISALSVTPNFTPTVRNGVPKRKSKAGAIAGIVIGASVLGLAALVGVFLLVQKRRRVAQQQEELYNMVGRPNIFSNAELKLATDNFSSQNILGEGGYGPVYKGNLPDGRIIAVKQLSQTSHQGKSQFVTEIATISAVQHRNLVKLYGCCIDSNTPLLVYEYHENGSLDRALFGDSGLSLDWPTRFEIILGIARGLTYLHEESSVRIVHRDIKASNVLLDTNLTPKISDFGLAKLFDEKKTHVSTKIAGTFGYLAPEYAMRGHLTEKADVFAFGVVAMEAVAGRSNTDNSLEEDKIYLFEWAWEVFERDQTLSILDPRIEEFDSEEVSRVIHVALLCTQGSPHQRPPMSRVVKMLTGEVEMTEVVTKPSYITEWQRRGGNTSYVTSDYSGDTTGEFSMQREMIAPLTPSPAITGVIDEGR